In the Solibacillus sp. FSL K6-1523 genome, one interval contains:
- a CDS encoding excinuclease ABC subunit UvrA gives MDQQWIELIGARQNNLKNISLRIPKQKITVFTGVSGSGKSSIVFDTIAQEAGRQLNETFSNFVRLYLPRYQQPQIDSIHHLSPAVVVGQERLGGNARSTVGTISDISPLFRVLYSRFATPSLGYANAYSFNDPQGMCPSCEGIGSMMTLNLDAAIDREKSLQQGAILLPGYGVDTYYWNQYAQSGFFDIDKPLKDYNEEEWHQLLYSEPQKVQVTHSSGNFQATYEGIVVRFRRSKLQKQQEASEREKKQNAQFLMTATCEDCSGTRYREEVLHSLIGQYSIHDLSAMQLSQLIEALKTFTQPEMQTIVSRISERVQSLIDIGLGYMTLNRQTATLSGGESQRVKMVKYLSSTLTGMLYIFDEPSTGLHPRDVYRLNDLLRQIRDKGNTVLVVEHDPDVIAIADYIVDVGPGAGAHGGTILFSGPYEEFAKSDSITAKALHTQAPMNTKPRPVSTFIESKRSSLYNLKNVSLKIPEQVLTVVTGVAGSGKSTLVNEVFAKEYQEAIVIDQRPIHTNVRSNAATYLGMMDKIRKLFAKENGVDAALFSYNSKGACEECKGNGVVTLNLSFMDEVETECTTCQGRRYADEVLAYKYNGKNIVEVLEMDVEQALDFFDAKDLVKKLQILQLVGLSYMSLGQPLSTFSGGECQRLKLAKEMKSGGQLYILDEPTTGLHLQDVSKIVHMLQQLVEQGNTVVVIEHHTDVMRQADWIIDIGPEGGSAGGQIIFEGTPEQLKNCKESITANYL, from the coding sequence TTGGACCAACAATGGATTGAATTAATCGGAGCACGTCAAAATAATTTAAAAAATATTTCACTGCGTATTCCAAAGCAAAAAATTACAGTATTTACGGGTGTATCAGGTTCAGGGAAATCATCAATTGTTTTCGATACGATTGCACAAGAAGCCGGTCGACAGCTAAACGAAACTTTTAGTAACTTTGTACGCTTATACTTACCGCGCTATCAGCAACCACAAATCGATAGCATTCATCATTTGTCACCTGCTGTAGTTGTCGGACAGGAACGCTTGGGAGGTAATGCACGCTCAACGGTAGGGACGATTTCAGATATTTCCCCACTATTTAGAGTATTGTACTCCCGTTTTGCTACGCCGTCTCTAGGTTATGCAAATGCGTATTCCTTTAATGATCCGCAGGGGATGTGCCCTTCATGTGAGGGGATTGGGAGTATGATGACATTGAATCTTGATGCCGCTATCGATCGAGAAAAATCATTGCAGCAAGGTGCCATTTTATTGCCGGGGTATGGGGTCGATACTTATTACTGGAACCAATATGCACAAAGTGGCTTTTTCGATATAGACAAGCCATTAAAGGATTATAACGAGGAAGAATGGCATCAATTATTATATTCAGAGCCACAAAAAGTACAAGTTACCCATAGTTCAGGCAACTTTCAAGCGACTTATGAAGGTATTGTTGTTCGTTTTAGACGTTCGAAGTTACAAAAGCAGCAAGAAGCATCCGAACGTGAGAAAAAGCAAAACGCACAATTTTTAATGACCGCAACATGTGAGGATTGCTCTGGGACGCGCTATCGTGAGGAAGTGTTGCATTCATTAATTGGGCAATATTCAATTCATGACCTTAGCGCGATGCAGTTATCACAATTAATAGAAGCGTTAAAGACATTTACGCAACCAGAAATGCAGACGATTGTATCTCGAATTTCTGAACGTGTCCAAAGTTTAATCGATATCGGACTTGGCTATATGACGTTGAATCGTCAAACTGCTACATTATCGGGTGGGGAATCGCAACGCGTCAAAATGGTGAAATATTTATCGAGTACATTAACAGGGATGCTGTATATTTTTGATGAACCGAGTACAGGTTTGCATCCAAGAGATGTGTATCGTCTGAATGATTTATTACGTCAAATTCGGGATAAAGGAAATACGGTTTTAGTTGTAGAGCATGATCCAGATGTCATTGCGATTGCAGATTATATTGTCGATGTAGGACCTGGTGCTGGTGCTCATGGTGGGACGATTTTATTTAGCGGGCCGTACGAAGAATTTGCGAAAAGTGATTCCATTACCGCAAAAGCATTACACACACAAGCTCCTATGAATACAAAACCGCGCCCAGTCTCAACATTTATAGAAAGTAAGCGCAGCAGCTTATATAATCTAAAAAATGTATCGTTAAAAATACCTGAGCAAGTATTAACGGTTGTGACAGGTGTTGCAGGATCTGGAAAAAGTACGTTAGTGAATGAAGTATTCGCAAAGGAATATCAAGAAGCGATTGTCATTGACCAACGACCGATCCATACGAATGTTCGCTCAAATGCAGCTACTTATTTAGGGATGATGGATAAAATCCGCAAGCTTTTCGCAAAGGAAAATGGAGTGGATGCCGCTTTATTTAGTTATAACTCAAAAGGTGCCTGTGAAGAGTGTAAAGGAAACGGTGTTGTCACATTAAATTTATCTTTTATGGATGAAGTGGAAACCGAATGTACTACTTGTCAAGGTCGACGCTATGCAGATGAAGTGCTTGCTTATAAGTATAATGGAAAAAATATCGTCGAAGTGCTTGAAATGGATGTAGAGCAGGCATTAGATTTCTTTGACGCAAAAGACCTAGTGAAAAAACTACAAATTTTACAGTTAGTTGGATTATCCTATATGTCTTTAGGACAGCCTTTATCAACATTTTCGGGTGGGGAATGTCAGCGTCTGAAATTGGCAAAGGAAATGAAATCAGGAGGGCAACTTTACATTTTAGACGAGCCAACGACTGGATTACATTTGCAGGATGTATCGAAAATTGTGCATATGCTTCAGCAATTAGTAGAGCAAGGCAATACGGTTGTTGTCATTGAGCATCATACAGATGTCATGCGTCAAGCGGACTGGATCATTGATATCGGACCAGAAGGCGGAAGTGCGGGTGGTCAGATTATCTTTGAAGGAACGCCAGAGCAATTAAAAAACTGTAAAGAGTCGATTACGGCAAACTATTTATAA
- a CDS encoding DMT family transporter — protein sequence MSLQGKANLLMVIVTMFWGLSYTFMVMGLDVLEAYNVVALRCLIAFIIAGLIFLPKMLRINKKTIIYASIQGFLLFALFALSLFGLKTTSASNAGFILSLTVVLVPIFSSFIEKRLPSRAVSFAIVCTMIGITVLTLKETLTFQTGDILMAIAAVCYSIYLILNSKFTKSVESISYGVYQLGVAGVFGAIFTLFFETPQLPSTNLGWVAVLGLGVICTAFCFIAQAVVQQYTSPTHTGLIFSLEPIFAAIFAMIFLGEALTIQLLIGGAFILIGNFVAQLEQFTMLKKIPATATSESTI from the coding sequence TTGAGTTTACAAGGAAAAGCAAATTTATTAATGGTGATCGTAACAATGTTTTGGGGGCTTTCGTATACATTTATGGTCATGGGGTTAGATGTTTTAGAAGCTTATAACGTTGTTGCACTACGATGCTTAATTGCATTTATCATAGCAGGGCTAATCTTTTTACCAAAGATGTTGCGCATTAATAAAAAAACGATTATATACGCATCCATACAAGGTTTTCTGTTATTCGCGCTCTTTGCACTTTCATTATTTGGGTTAAAAACAACATCCGCATCGAATGCTGGGTTTATTTTAAGTTTAACAGTTGTACTAGTACCTATCTTTTCAAGTTTTATCGAAAAGCGCTTACCTTCTCGTGCCGTCAGCTTTGCGATTGTGTGTACGATGATTGGTATTACAGTATTAACATTGAAAGAAACATTAACATTCCAAACGGGCGATATTTTAATGGCGATTGCCGCAGTTTGTTACTCAATCTATTTAATTTTAAATAGTAAATTTACGAAAAGCGTTGAATCCATTTCTTATGGAGTATACCAATTAGGGGTTGCCGGTGTATTTGGTGCCATTTTCACATTATTTTTTGAAACACCACAATTACCTTCGACGAATTTAGGTTGGGTTGCGGTATTAGGATTAGGTGTTATTTGTACAGCGTTTTGCTTTATCGCACAAGCTGTTGTACAACAATATACATCCCCTACGCATACTGGATTAATTTTCTCGCTAGAACCTATTTTTGCGGCAATCTTTGCAATGATCTTTTTAGGTGAAGCATTAACGATCCAATTACTAATCGGTGGTGCTTTTATATTAATTGGAAACTTTGTCGCACAACTAGAACAATTCACAATGCTGAAGAAAATTCCAGCAACCGCGACTTCGGAATCTACTATTTAA
- a CDS encoding YecA family protein: MVGRNDPCPCGSGKKYKKCCEGKQQTTTALTVINEEIENVLQTFYTNYPERKDIREFMELVKVWAPKLEKKLHRELVEAVALDEYFFHKRPDIWTGFLKRMEKKLIRPSIIELLQSWTKPIFFIGTVEAVEDKYFTAISALDNQTYMIQRESPKAIPLGMRVFAFLLPDGSKQVNHVLAASTLIFFHKEHAISFEDFTASYKKSGLTIEEFTEKNHLLLWEGLVENGYEGEEFTPFEQDVLEQVKAFLVEHAIENDKLLVTIEDYLVEQQPTARKAGAIAAGAIRFAQEQNYIDKKFTVKEIADSFGISASSLNKYYQDLLAFQVKAS; the protein is encoded by the coding sequence ATGGTTGGACGTAATGATCCATGCCCATGCGGCAGCGGTAAAAAATATAAAAAGTGTTGTGAAGGTAAACAGCAAACAACGACAGCATTAACAGTTATTAATGAGGAAATTGAAAATGTTTTACAAACCTTCTATACGAATTACCCTGAGAGAAAAGATATTCGTGAATTTATGGAATTAGTAAAGGTTTGGGCTCCAAAATTAGAAAAAAAATTGCACCGTGAGTTAGTTGAAGCGGTTGCGCTAGATGAGTATTTCTTCCACAAGCGCCCAGACATTTGGACAGGCTTCTTAAAACGTATGGAAAAGAAATTAATTCGCCCTTCAATAATTGAATTACTACAATCTTGGACAAAGCCAATCTTCTTTATCGGAACGGTTGAAGCGGTTGAAGACAAGTACTTTACAGCGATTTCTGCATTAGACAATCAAACGTATATGATTCAACGAGAAAGCCCTAAAGCGATTCCACTTGGGATGCGTGTGTTCGCATTCTTATTACCAGATGGTTCAAAACAGGTAAATCATGTATTAGCTGCTTCTACGTTAATTTTCTTCCATAAAGAACATGCGATTTCATTTGAGGACTTTACCGCTTCGTATAAAAAAAGCGGTTTAACAATTGAAGAATTCACCGAGAAAAATCACCTTTTACTATGGGAAGGTTTAGTTGAAAATGGCTATGAAGGTGAAGAGTTTACGCCGTTCGAGCAAGATGTATTGGAGCAAGTGAAAGCATTTTTAGTAGAACATGCGATTGAAAATGACAAACTCTTAGTTACAATCGAAGACTATTTAGTAGAGCAACAACCAACTGCCCGTAAAGCAGGTGCGATTGCTGCTGGTGCAATTCGTTTTGCACAAGAACAAAATTACATTGATAAGAAATTTACAGTGAAAGAAATTGCGGATAGCTTCGGCATTTCAGCTTCATCACTAAATAAATATTATCAAGACCTTCTTGCCTTCCAAGTGAAAGCATCTTAA
- a CDS encoding LysR family transcriptional regulator — translation MSLVKYEILNMVGEVHSFTKAAELLGLTQSAVSHAISSMEKDFGFNLIHRNRTGVTLTEDGMTMLIAMRKVLSAEEHLRQEAAHILGVDKGTVRVGVFSTISTHWMPNIIRLMEQRYPGIQIELREGDYYEIEQWLLNGEVDCGFLNRTSSKQFDFIALKRDPLLCIVSSKSPLYDKGEVDLNEIGDTPFIMPSYKGTNDVIANFEKYNVRPNVRFHLIDEKGILSMVEHHLGISILPQLAMAGLMNNVRTLPLKQESFRTIGLSTKQKLSPATQKFVEVLKQWLATVKE, via the coding sequence TTGAGCTTAGTTAAATACGAAATATTAAATATGGTAGGTGAAGTACATAGTTTTACAAAAGCTGCTGAACTACTAGGGTTGACGCAATCAGCGGTAAGTCATGCTATTTCCAGTATGGAAAAGGATTTCGGCTTTAATTTAATTCATCGTAACCGAACGGGTGTCACATTAACGGAAGATGGTATGACGATGTTAATCGCGATGAGAAAGGTGTTATCTGCAGAAGAGCATTTAAGACAAGAGGCGGCCCATATTTTAGGTGTAGACAAAGGGACGGTCCGAGTGGGGGTATTTTCTACGATTTCAACACATTGGATGCCTAATATTATTCGTCTAATGGAACAGCGATATCCTGGTATTCAAATTGAGTTACGTGAAGGAGATTATTATGAAATTGAGCAGTGGTTACTGAACGGAGAAGTGGATTGTGGCTTTTTAAATCGGACAAGTTCTAAACAGTTCGATTTTATAGCGTTAAAAAGAGATCCGTTACTTTGTATTGTGTCTTCAAAAAGTCCGCTATATGATAAAGGAGAAGTTGATTTAAATGAAATAGGGGATACACCGTTCATCATGCCTTCCTATAAAGGAACAAATGATGTTATCGCGAATTTTGAAAAATATAATGTACGTCCAAATGTACGATTTCATTTAATTGATGAAAAGGGCATTTTATCAATGGTGGAGCATCATTTAGGGATTAGTATTTTACCGCAACTTGCGATGGCAGGCTTGATGAATAATGTGAGAACTTTACCTTTAAAGCAAGAAAGTTTTCGAACGATTGGACTTTCAACGAAGCAAAAGTTATCACCAGCTACTCAAAAGTTTGTAGAAGTATTGAAGCAATGGTTAGCTACAGTAAAGGAATAA
- a CDS encoding HD domain-containing protein, with amino-acid sequence MKEILLTCETLVKEIYGKMDASHDFQHIERVYQNAQAILQTEQDANELIVLLAVLLHDVSDSKYAVDKSDEERILKQLHLSEQEKKHIQAVIAEVSFNGGNELPTTSIEAEIVRDADRLDAIGAVGIARTFAYGGAKGRKLYDDAEEAREAMSLEDYRAKSTASVTHFYEKLLLLKDLMVTKKGQEMAERRHEYMVQFLEQLKQERDGIL; translated from the coding sequence ATGAAGGAAATCTTATTAACGTGTGAAACACTAGTTAAAGAAATTTATGGGAAAATGGATGCAAGCCATGATTTCCAACATATAGAACGCGTTTATCAAAATGCACAAGCGATTTTGCAAACAGAACAGGATGCTAATGAGCTCATTGTTTTGCTTGCCGTATTATTGCATGATGTGAGCGATTCGAAATATGCAGTTGATAAGTCTGATGAAGAGCGAATTCTAAAACAACTCCATTTAAGTGAGCAAGAAAAAAAACATATTCAAGCGGTAATTGCAGAAGTTTCATTTAACGGGGGCAATGAGCTACCTACAACAAGCATTGAAGCGGAAATTGTGCGCGATGCGGATCGTTTAGATGCCATTGGGGCAGTGGGCATTGCGCGTACATTTGCTTATGGTGGTGCAAAGGGGCGCAAGTTGTATGATGACGCTGAAGAAGCAAGAGAGGCGATGTCATTAGAAGACTATCGCGCGAAATCCACAGCAAGCGTCACTCATTTTTATGAAAAACTTTTATTATTGAAAGATTTAATGGTAACTAAAAAAGGGCAAGAAATGGCAGAACGTCGCCATGAATATATGGTACAATTTTTAGAACAGCTTAAACAAGAAAGAGACGGGATTTTATGA
- a CDS encoding ABC-F family ATP-binding cassette domain-containing protein, whose translation MSHLIVSNLTKTVGEKTLFQNIEFTIYEGERAGLIGINGTGKSTLLSIISGIQDADTLDMDHPNKYRIAYLEQDPQFEPNTTVLQAVFGGDSPILQLNRAYEEAVTALSNEPQSEKLQNELFRLQQRMDTENAWDVNALAKQALTKLGMDMFEKDVTELSGGQQKRVALAKVLIEPADLYLFDEPTNHLDVTSTEWLQEMVSRLKGAVIFITHDRYFLDETATHIYELADQTLYRHTGSYGDYLEARALREEMNAATQAKLQNRYRSELKWIRRGAKARTTKQKARIQRFEALDETLDRSVDQTDLEMGLATTRLGKKVLESEGISKAYGERKIIQDFSFLLQQGDRIGIIGANGYGKSTLLNMLAGEIEPDHGEVIVGSTVKRLHFKQAIPAMNENTRVIDYIREASNDITDADGVRYSASQMLERFLFPSQAHGTQISKLSGGERKRLHLLRLLMEQPNVLLLDEPTNDLDIETLGVLEDFIENFPGVVITISHDRFFLDRIAKKLWILDGHGGVEESLDVYTDYLAKVTAEQQQAARENKIEKTKVEKPKVEKKKLSFKEQKEWESIADTIAKMEENIMQTEEGISTAGSDFTKLQQLTEQLELFNSEYEQLIERWSYLDEIVNG comes from the coding sequence ATGAGTCATTTAATCGTATCGAATTTAACAAAAACAGTAGGCGAAAAAACGCTATTTCAAAATATTGAATTTACGATATATGAAGGAGAGCGTGCAGGTTTAATCGGGATAAACGGAACAGGGAAATCGACGTTGTTATCTATTATTTCAGGGATTCAAGACGCCGATACACTGGATATGGATCACCCGAATAAATACCGCATCGCTTATTTAGAACAAGATCCACAATTTGAGCCGAATACGACAGTTTTACAAGCCGTTTTCGGAGGAGATTCACCGATACTGCAGCTAAACCGAGCGTATGAAGAAGCGGTAACAGCATTATCAAATGAACCACAATCAGAAAAGCTTCAAAATGAATTATTCCGTTTACAGCAGCGAATGGATACAGAAAATGCCTGGGATGTCAATGCATTAGCAAAGCAAGCTTTAACGAAATTGGGCATGGACATGTTCGAGAAAGACGTAACTGAATTATCAGGAGGTCAACAAAAACGTGTAGCTCTTGCAAAAGTGCTCATTGAACCAGCTGATCTTTATTTATTTGATGAGCCGACGAACCATTTAGATGTCACTTCGACTGAATGGTTACAAGAAATGGTTTCACGCTTAAAAGGGGCGGTTATTTTCATTACCCATGACCGTTATTTCTTAGATGAAACAGCGACACATATTTATGAGCTGGCGGATCAAACATTATATCGCCATACTGGTTCATACGGAGATTATTTAGAAGCAAGGGCACTTCGTGAAGAGATGAATGCCGCGACACAAGCAAAATTACAAAATCGTTACCGCTCCGAATTAAAATGGATTCGTCGCGGGGCAAAAGCAAGAACGACAAAGCAAAAAGCACGAATTCAACGTTTTGAAGCGTTGGATGAAACGTTGGATCGTTCAGTAGATCAAACAGATTTAGAGATGGGTTTAGCGACAACTCGTCTTGGCAAAAAGGTGCTTGAATCAGAGGGCATTTCTAAAGCGTATGGGGAACGAAAAATTATACAAGATTTTAGCTTCCTGTTACAGCAAGGGGATCGTATCGGTATTATTGGCGCAAATGGCTACGGGAAATCGACGTTACTCAATATGTTAGCAGGAGAAATTGAACCTGATCATGGAGAGGTTATCGTTGGTTCGACAGTAAAAAGACTGCATTTTAAGCAAGCGATACCTGCGATGAATGAAAATACACGCGTTATTGATTATATTCGCGAAGCATCGAATGATATTACCGATGCGGATGGAGTACGTTACTCTGCATCACAAATGTTAGAACGTTTTTTATTCCCTTCTCAAGCACATGGCACGCAAATTAGTAAATTATCTGGTGGGGAAAGAAAACGATTGCATTTATTGCGTTTGTTAATGGAACAGCCAAATGTTTTATTATTGGACGAGCCGACGAATGATTTGGATATTGAAACATTAGGTGTGTTAGAAGATTTCATAGAAAACTTCCCTGGTGTTGTCATTACGATTTCACATGACCGATTTTTCCTTGATCGGATTGCGAAAAAGCTATGGATTTTGGATGGACACGGTGGTGTTGAGGAAAGCTTAGATGTATATACAGATTATTTGGCAAAAGTAACTGCGGAGCAACAGCAGGCAGCAAGAGAAAATAAAATTGAAAAGACAAAGGTTGAAAAACCAAAAGTCGAGAAGAAAAAATTATCGTTTAAAGAGCAAAAAGAGTGGGAATCAATAGCGGATACAATCGCAAAAATGGAAGAAAACATTATGCAAACAGAAGAGGGAATCTCTACTGCAGGTTCAGATTTTACTAAATTACAGCAATTAACAGAGCAATTAGAGCTATTCAATAGTGAATACGAGCAATTAATTGAGCGTTGGAGCTATTTAGATGAGATTGTAAACGGATAA
- a CDS encoding phosphopantothenoylcysteine decarboxylase domain-containing protein, which translates to MLKGKTVLITSGGTFEKWDNVRGHTNLSKGTMGCYLAEAAYAKGAHVIYMHGVFAQLPENQREMRLVRFEGIEDLGDQLKEIARQQHVDYIIMAVAGSDWLVDKVFDQAGNELTEKGKMPSDEPPIIHFKKAPKILAQIKNWSPQSTLIGFKLEATEDEAFLIERAKLRMDSAQADFMVANSSKSLYGGMEPHIIVHKSGEIVRTDGKQQTALTLIEQLLVLN; encoded by the coding sequence ATGTTAAAGGGAAAAACAGTTTTAATTACAAGTGGTGGCACATTTGAAAAATGGGATAATGTTAGGGGCCATACGAACTTATCAAAAGGAACGATGGGATGTTATTTAGCGGAGGCAGCCTATGCTAAAGGTGCGCATGTTATTTATATGCATGGTGTTTTTGCACAACTACCTGAAAATCAACGTGAGATGCGTCTTGTGCGCTTTGAAGGAATTGAGGACTTAGGAGATCAGTTAAAGGAAATCGCCCGACAGCAACACGTAGATTACATAATTATGGCTGTGGCGGGTTCAGATTGGCTTGTAGATAAAGTATTTGACCAAGCAGGCAATGAATTAACTGAAAAAGGGAAAATGCCGTCAGATGAACCACCGATTATTCATTTTAAAAAGGCGCCAAAAATATTAGCGCAAATTAAAAATTGGTCGCCACAATCGACGCTTATAGGCTTTAAATTAGAAGCGACAGAGGATGAAGCATTTTTAATCGAGCGTGCAAAATTACGCATGGATTCCGCACAGGCTGATTTTATGGTAGCAAATAGCTCAAAATCATTATATGGCGGCATGGAACCCCATATCATTGTTCATAAATCCGGTGAAATTGTTCGTACAGATGGCAAACAGCAAACGGCGCTTACGTTAATTGAACAACTCCTTGTTTTAAATTGA
- a CDS encoding cold shock domain-containing protein — protein sequence MHQGTVKWFDNEKGYGFIECDNGDDVFVHFTGIKEEGFRVLAEGQSVEFDVIDGNRGPQAANVIKK from the coding sequence ATGCACCAAGGCACTGTAAAATGGTTTGATAATGAAAAAGGTTATGGATTTATAGAATGTGATAATGGTGATGATGTTTTTGTACATTTCACTGGAATAAAAGAAGAAGGTTTCCGAGTGCTCGCTGAGGGACAATCTGTAGAATTCGATGTAATTGATGGAAATAGAGGTCCACAAGCTGCGAATGTCATAAAAAAGTAA
- a CDS encoding YbaK/EbsC family protein, whose amino-acid sequence MALEEVKAFFKQHGKEQSVLEFDSSSATVQEAALVLNVIPARIAKTLSFHGQDNKAILIVAAGDTKIDNAKFKQQFGMKAKMLDAESVVNQTGHRIGGVCPFALANELPVYLDESLQRFATVFPACGSANSAIELSCDELQQYAGATSWIDVCKDWQ is encoded by the coding sequence GTGGCATTAGAGGAAGTAAAGGCATTTTTCAAACAACATGGCAAAGAGCAATCCGTATTGGAATTTGACAGTAGTAGTGCAACGGTACAAGAGGCGGCGCTAGTATTAAATGTTATTCCCGCAAGAATTGCCAAAACATTATCGTTTCACGGACAAGATAATAAGGCAATTTTAATTGTCGCAGCAGGGGATACTAAAATTGATAACGCTAAATTTAAGCAACAATTTGGAATGAAAGCAAAAATGTTAGATGCGGAGTCCGTTGTGAACCAAACGGGGCATCGCATTGGCGGAGTTTGCCCGTTTGCACTGGCAAATGAGCTACCTGTTTATTTAGATGAATCACTACAACGTTTTGCAACTGTATTTCCGGCATGTGGGAGTGCCAATTCGGCAATTGAACTAAGTTGTGATGAATTACAACAGTATGCAGGTGCAACTAGTTGGATAGATGTGTGTAAAGACTGGCAATAA
- a CDS encoding formate--tetrahydrofolate ligase — protein MTTTKTKPLTDLDIANNAIMKPITEIAENAGIPAESIEQYGRFKAKIDVNKISGQANAKVVLVTAISPTPAGEGKSTVTVGLADALKQLDQRVMIALREPSLGPVMGVKGGATGGGYAQVLPMEQINLHFNGDFHAITTANNALSAFIDNHLHQGNALNIDPRRIIWKRVVDLNDRALRHVTVGLGGPAQGVPREDGFDITVASEIMAIFCLATSMTDLKERLANIVIGYTYDRQPVTVRDLQVEGALTLLLKEALNPNLVQTIEGTPALIHGGPFANIAHGCNSIIATQTARKLADIVITEAGFGSDLGAEKFMHIKAREAGFAPSAVVIVATVRALKMHGGVAKTALIDENVEALRQGITNLAQHVANIRNFGVEPVVALNRFITDSAAEVNMVLEWAKQEGIRIALTNVWEEGGKGGLDLAKQVLEAIEKPNNFHHLYENEETVEQKLTKIVQQVYGGKGVQLTDAAKKQLISIENNGWANLPICMAKTQYSLSDQPSLLGRPTDFTVTIREIIPKLGAGFLVCLTGDIMTMPGLPKQPAALRMDVAEDGSALGLF, from the coding sequence ATGACAACTACGAAAACAAAACCTCTTACAGATTTGGATATTGCGAATAATGCAATAATGAAACCGATTACAGAAATTGCAGAAAATGCAGGAATACCTGCAGAATCGATTGAACAATACGGACGTTTTAAAGCGAAAATCGATGTAAATAAAATTTCAGGTCAAGCAAACGCTAAAGTTGTTTTAGTGACTGCAATTAGTCCAACACCAGCTGGGGAAGGTAAATCTACGGTAACTGTTGGATTAGCGGATGCTCTGAAGCAACTAGATCAACGTGTTATGATTGCGCTTCGTGAACCATCATTAGGACCTGTTATGGGTGTAAAAGGTGGGGCAACAGGTGGAGGTTATGCGCAAGTTCTTCCAATGGAGCAAATTAACTTGCATTTTAATGGAGACTTCCATGCGATTACAACAGCGAACAATGCATTATCGGCATTTATCGACAATCACCTTCATCAAGGGAATGCCTTAAATATTGATCCACGCCGTATTATTTGGAAACGTGTCGTTGATTTAAATGACCGTGCGCTACGACATGTAACAGTGGGCTTAGGTGGTCCAGCACAAGGCGTACCACGTGAAGATGGCTTTGATATTACAGTTGCTTCAGAAATTATGGCGATATTCTGTTTAGCAACAAGTATGACAGATTTAAAAGAACGCCTTGCAAACATCGTAATTGGTTACACGTACGACCGTCAGCCAGTTACTGTGCGTGATTTACAGGTCGAAGGTGCACTTACACTACTATTAAAAGAAGCGTTAAATCCAAACCTTGTGCAAACAATTGAAGGAACTCCTGCATTAATTCATGGTGGACCATTTGCAAATATTGCACACGGCTGTAACTCTATTATTGCCACACAAACAGCACGCAAACTAGCAGATATTGTTATTACAGAAGCAGGATTTGGTTCGGATTTAGGTGCAGAGAAATTTATGCACATTAAAGCGCGTGAAGCAGGCTTTGCACCGAGTGCAGTCGTAATTGTTGCAACAGTTCGAGCTCTAAAAATGCATGGTGGCGTTGCAAAAACAGCGTTAATCGATGAAAATGTAGAAGCACTTCGCCAAGGAATTACGAATCTTGCGCAGCACGTTGCAAATATTCGCAATTTTGGTGTTGAACCTGTTGTCGCATTAAATCGTTTCATCACGGACTCAGCAGCTGAGGTGAATATGGTTTTAGAGTGGGCAAAACAAGAAGGAATTCGTATCGCGCTTACAAATGTTTGGGAAGAGGGCGGTAAAGGCGGATTGGATCTGGCAAAGCAAGTGCTAGAAGCGATTGAAAAACCAAACAACTTCCATCATTTATATGAAAATGAAGAAACAGTTGAGCAAAAGTTAACGAAAATTGTGCAACAAGTGTATGGTGGAAAAGGTGTTCAATTGACAGACGCGGCTAAAAAACAATTAATTAGCATTGAAAACAATGGTTGGGCAAACTTGCCGATTTGTATGGCGAAAACGCAATATTCTTTATCGGATCAACCAAGTTTACTAGGTAGACCGACTGACTTTACTGTTACGATCCGTGAGATTATTCCGAAATTAGGCGCGGGCTTCTTAGTGTGCTTAACGGGTGATATTATGACAATGCCAGGCTTACCTAAGCAACCGGCAGCACTTCGCATGGATGTAGCGGAAGATGGTAGCGCATTAGGGTTGTTCTAA